A stretch of DNA from Mesorhizobium onobrychidis:
TTGACGATGTTGCCGGCGCCGGTTTCGCTCACGGCCCCGGTTCCGGGATAAAGCGGCATCTGGTGCGTCGAGCAATAGAGCACCGACGGATCGTCCCAGAAAATATCCTGCGTGCCATTGCCGTGATGCACGTCCCAGTCGACGATGGCAACGCGCTCGGCCTGGTGCTGCCTTTGCGCGTAGCGCGCCGCGATCGCCGCGGTGTTGAACAGACAGAAGCCCATGGAGGTCGTCTTTTCGGCGTGGTGGCCGGGCGGGCGGGCGGCGACAAAGACATTGGCGACGTTGCCCCGAAAGACATCGTCGACGGCGGCATTGGCGGCGCCGATCGCCGTCACGGCCGCCTGCCAGCTTTTCGGGCTGGCGGTGGTGTCGGCGTCGACGCGAGCGATACCGGTGTCCGGTATCGCTGCGCGGACCCGTTCGACGAATTCCTGCGGGTGTGCGTAGAGGATGGTGGCCTCGTCGCCTTCCGGCGCCTCGGCACGATCAAGGGCCGCAAAAGCCTCGTCGTCGAGCACGCGTTCGATGGCGCGCAGGCGGTCCGGCCGCTCCGGATGACCGGGCGGCGTTACGTGCTCGAGAAAGATCGGGTGGGTATAAAGCCTTGTGACCATGGCCCCGATATAGGCGCACATGGCCGCTTTGACCATGTTTTGGCGCCACCAAAGCCGGACGTTCAACAGGGTTTAGCAGTTGGGGCCAGCGCGAACGGCCGAGCGAGGCCAGCGCCCTC
This window harbors:
- a CDS encoding histone deacetylase family protein — protein: MVTRLYTHPIFLEHVTPPGHPERPDRLRAIERVLDDEAFAALDRAEAPEGDEATILYAHPQEFVERVRAAIPDTGIARVDADTTASPKSWQAAVTAIGAANAAVDDVFRGNVANVFVAARPPGHHAEKTTSMGFCLFNTAAIAARYAQRQHQAERVAIVDWDVHHGNGTQDIFWDDPSVLYCSTHQMPLYPGTGAVSETGAGNIVNAPLAPQTGSEVFRDAFLSRILPALDNFAPDLIIISAGFDAHHRDPLAEINLTEDDFDWATGQLMQRAGRHSDNRLVSLLEGGYDLQGLAFSVAAHVGRLMKG